The Bacteroidota bacterium genome window below encodes:
- a CDS encoding insulinase family protein translates to QNLEEAIHVVRSEIAKIAESGVTEAELEQAKKYIIGSYAINNLDTSGKIARVLVAIQTEGLGIDYIDRRREIIGGVTLSDVNRVARELLSVEPTVVIVGPATQ, encoded by the coding sequence CAAAATCTTGAAGAAGCGATTCATGTGGTGAGGAGCGAAATAGCCAAGATTGCGGAAAGCGGCGTTACTGAAGCTGAACTTGAGCAGGCAAAAAAATACATAATTGGCTCCTATGCAATCAACAATCTTGATACATCCGGCAAAATCGCAAGGGTCCTGGTTGCAATCCAAACTGAAGGATTGGGAATAGATTATATCGACCGGCGCAGGGAAATCATCGGTGGGGTAACATTATCTGATGTGAACAGAGTTGCGCGTGAACTATTGTCGGTAGAACCGACAGTCGTAATCGTCGGACCAGCTACTCAGTGA